CTCCGCCGTGGTCTTCGCCGGCGCGACCGTGGTGATCGCGCTCGCCGGTCTCGCGGTGGTGGACATCCCGTTCCTCACCGTGATGGGTCTGGCCGCCGCCGGTACGGTCACCGTCGCCGTGCTGGTCGCGATCACCCTGGCCCCGGCCCTGCTCGGCTTCGCCGGCCGCCGGGTGCTCCCCCGCAAGCTGCGCGGCCGGGAGGCCGTCGAGTCCGACGCCACCGGCTCGGAGGACCGCTCCGGCTTCGGCTTCCGCTGGGCGCACTGGGTGACGAAGCTGCGGATCCCGGTGATCCTGGTCGGCCTGCTCGGGCTCGGGCTGCTCGCGCTGCCCGCGCAGGACATGCGGCTGGCCCTGCCGGACGCGTCCACGGCGGCGGAGGGCAGCCCGGCCCGGGTCAGCAACGACCTGATCCGGGAGGGCTTCGGCCCCGGCTTCACCGGCCGGCTCGCGGTGGTCGTCACGGCCGACTCCCCGCAGGCCACCCAGGCCGCCGTCCCGCAGGTCGCGGCGCTGATCCAGCGGACCGACGGGGTGCTGGCGGTGGCCCCGCCGCAGACGGACCCGACCGGTCGCACCGCGCTGCTCGGGGTCATCCCGAAGACCGGCCCGACCGACGAGGCCACCGAGACGCTGGTGCACGACATCCGCCGCCAGGTCGCCGACGTGTCGGGGGCCGAGGTGCTGCTGACCGGCGTCACCGCGATCGGCATCGACGTGTCGGAGAAGCTCTCCGACGCCCTGCCGGTCTATCTGCTGCTGGTGGTGGGGCTCTCCATCCTGCTGCTGATGCTGGTGTTCCGCTCGATCCTGGTGCCGGTGAAGGCCGCGCTGGGCTTCCTGCTCACCGTGGCGGCCACCTTCGGCATCACCGTGGCGGTTTTCCAGCAGGGGCACCTCGCCGACCTGGTGGGGCTGGACACCCCCGCCCCGCTGATCAGCTTCCTGCCGATCCTGCTCATCGGCATCCTGTTCGGGCTGGCCATGGACTACGAGGTCTTCCTGGTCTCCCGGATGCGGGAGGACTTCGTGCACGGGGACACCGCCCGGCAGGCCACCATCAACGGCATGGGGCACGGCGCCCGGGTGGTCACCGCCGCCGCGCTGATCATGATCTCGGTGTTCAGCGGCTTCGTCTTCCTCGACGACCCGGTGATCAAGTCGATGGGCTTCGCGCTCGCGGTCGGCGTCGCCATCGACGCCTTCATCGTCCGCATGACCATCGTCCCCGCCGTCATGTCGCTGCTGAACACCGCCGCCTGGTGGATCCCCCGCTGGCTGGACAAGCTCCTCCCCAACGTCGACGTGGAGGGCGAAGGCCTCCGCACCCACCTGGCCGACCGCGAACCCGCCAACGTCTGACCCTGCCCGCCAACCCTGTCGATCATGGAGTTGTGGTGGCCCGACAAAGCCGCGAAAGCGACTTCACGGGCACCACAACTCCATGATCACCGCCAACAGGGCGTCACACGCCGGCGGGGAAGGTCTCCATCTCGCCGGGGGTGGTGAGGGCGGGGAGCGGGTGCAGGGCGGTGGTCTGGTCGCACCAGATGAAGGCGTCGTAGCGGTCGGCCAGACGGGTGGGGACGTAGTTGCCCCAGGACTCGAAGCTCGGGTCGTAGACCACGCCGATGGCGCGGTGGTCGGTCGGCGTGGTGACCCAGTCCGGCTGGTCCGGGCCGCCGAAGACCAGTACCGCCTGCTCCGGCATCAGCTCGTGCAGCCGCCGCTCCACCGAACCCTCCCGGGCCGGCGGGACCACCATCGCCTCGGCCGGTGAGCCCCAGCGCGGCGCGGCCACCACGGTCCCCGAGTAGCTGCCGAAGCCGACCAGCGCCACCGTTTCCGGGCCGTGCCGCTCCCGGGCCAACTGGCCGATGTTCACCATGCCGTCGGCGGCCATGTCGGTCGCCCGGGCGTCCCCCACGTGCGTGTTGTGCGCCCAGACGATGCCGCGGGCCTCCGGGCCGTACCGGTCCAGCAGCCGGTCCAGGGTGTCGGCCATGTGGATGTCCCGGACGTTCCACGACTCCGGGCCGCCGCCGACCATCGCCCGGTAGTAGCGTTCCGCGCCGGCCACCACCTCCGCGTTCTGCCAGGCCGAGAAGCGGTCCGGGCCGTCCGCCGCGGCCTGTTCCCGGGTACGCGCCAGCAGCCGTACCACCTCCTCCTCGCAGCGGGCGGAGACGAAGCGGCTGGCCGTCCCGTAGTCCTCGACCCGCTTCCCGTACGGCTCGAAGCAGCGGTACGCCTCCTGCGCCGCCTCCAGCGAGGTCGGATCCTCCTCGCCCAGATAGTCGAAGATCGCCTGCATCGACTCCCACAGGCTGTAGACGTCGAGGCCGTGGAAGCCGGCCCGCTGCCCCTCGGGACGTTCCAGGTTCCAGGCGCGCAGCCAGCGGGTGAAGCGGGCCACCTCGGCGTTGGACCACATCCAGGTGGGCCACCGTTCGAAGCGTTCCAGGGCGAGCTGCGGGTCGGCCGCGCCGCCCGGGGCACCGACCACCGAACGGTGCACCCGGTCGCAGTCCGGCCAGTCCCCCTCCACCGCCACGAAGTCGAAGCCCTCCTCGGCGATGAGCCGTCGGGTGAGCTGTTCCCGCAGCCGGTAGTAGTCGTACGTGCCGTGGGTGGCTTCGCCGATCATCACGATCCGGGCGTCCCGGACGCGGGCCAGCAACGGGTCGAAGTCGCTCGGCGCGCCGAGCCGCTGTACGAGCATGCGGCGGGCTACCCGACCGCTGCTCCGACAAACCGGCATGCCGGCCGGCGGAACGGGTAGCCGCCCGGCATGACCGTCACCGGGGTGCAGTTGCAGGAGTACCTGGCCGGGCTCGACTATCCGGTCTCCCGCGAGGACCTGGTCCGGTGGGGCCAGGAGAACGGGGCCAGCACCGAGGTGTTGCAGCTGCTCATGGCGCTCCCGCCCGAGCAGTTCGACTCCCCCGCCGAACTGAGCGACGCGTTGAACTCACTGGCCTGAGCGCGTTAAGAAGGGGCCCCTGTACAACGGAATGCGTTAACAGAGGGCCCCTCCTTATCGCACGGTGGCGGTGATGGTGTGCCATCCGGTGGCGCCGGCCGGGAACGGCGGGCGGCGTTGCTCGGGCTGGGTGGCGCCGGTGCCGTCGGTGGCGCGTACCCGCAGGGTGTGCGCGCCGGCCGGGGCCGGCCAGTCGTACCGCCACTGGACCCAGGTGTCGGTGGACGGGGTGGGCAGCAGGCGGGCCGGCCGCCACGGGCCGTCGTCGACCGACACCTCCACCGCCGAGATGCCCCGGTGCTGCGCCCAGGCCACCCCGGCGACGCTGACCGTACCGGCGTCGAGCTGGGCGAACGGGGTCGGCCGGTCGATCCGGGAGGCGGTCCGCACCGGCGCGTCCCGGGCCCACCCCCGCCGCACCCAGTACGCGTCGAACGCGTCGAAGGTGGACACCTCCAGCTCGGTGACCCACTTGCAGGCGCCCGCGTAGCCGTAGACGCCGGGGGTGAGCATCCGCACCGGGAATCCGTGCGCGAACGGCAGGGGCGCACCGTCCATGCCGACGGCGAGCATCGCGTCCCGGCCGTCCAGCACGGTGGCCAGCGGGGTGCCGATGGTCATCCCCTCGGATGAGCGGGCCACCAGCTGGTCCGCGCCGGCCCGGATCCCGGCCCGGCGCAGCAGCGGCGCGAGCGGCGCGCCGAGCCACCGGGCGGTGCCCACGTACGGGCCGCCGACCTCGTTCGAGACGCAGCTCAGGGTGACGTCCCGTTCGATCAGGCCCCGGTCGAGCAGGTCGGCGAAGGTCAGCTCGATCGGCCGGTCGACCATCCCGTGCAGCCGCAGCCGCCAGGCGTCGACGTCCAGGCGGGGCACGGTCAGCGCGGTGTCCACCCGGTAGAAGTCGGCGGTGCGGGTGTGGAAGCCGGGGCGGTGCCCGGCGGCAGCGGCCAGGCCGGGTCCGCCGGGGCGGGCAGCCGGACCGCCGCCCGGGACCGGGCCGCGTCGGCCACGCCGGCCCGACGGAGCACCGCCGTACCGGCCCCGGCCAGTGCGGTCCCGGCCGCCACCAGCGCCGCGTTGCGGACCAGCTCCCGCCGGCCCGGCCCGACCGGTCCGCCCGTGCCGGACGGGTCGCCCGTGCCGGACATGTCGGCCGCACCCGGGGCCGGCGACGCGTCGGTGAGGCCGGGCAGGGGCAGCCGGTGCAGCAGGGTGGCGGCGACGGCCGCGCCGGCCAGGGCCGGCAGGGCGTCGGTCGGCCGGGCGTCGGTCGGGTCAGCGCGGCGGCCACGCCGACCGCGCCGAACAGCGCCGCCCCGAGCAGCCCGTACCGGGCCCGGCGGCGGGCCAGCACCCCGGTCGCGCCGGCCAGCACCCCCAGTGCCAGGCCGATCCCGGCCAGCAGCAACGGCTTGTCGTACGTGCCGAAGGTGCGGACCGCGAACTCCTTGACCGGGGTCGGTGCCCCGTCGATGACGGTGGCACCGACCGCGACCAGGGGTGCCGCCTGCGGGCGGGTCGCCGTGGCGAGCAGCTCCGCCACCGCCACGCCGGCCGCGGCGGCGAGCAGCCCCGCTCCGGCCGGTACGAGGATGCGGCGCACGGTGGACCTCCTCTGGACGACGGACCCGGTCAGGACTTCGGCATCAGCACGGTGTCGACCAGGTAGACGGTCGCGTTGGCGGTCTGCACGTTGCCGCAGACGACCATGGACTTCCCGTCGACGGTGAACTCGGTGCCGCTGCCGGCGACCGTCACCTCGCCGCCCTGGAGGGTCTTGTGCGCTCCGGCGAGCTGGTCGGGGCCGAGCTTCTCCGGCACCACGTGATAGGTGAGGACCTTCGTCAGCAGCGCCTTGTCGGCGAGCACCTTGTCCAGGTCGGCCTTGGGCAGCTTGGCGAAGGCGTCGTTGGTCGGAGCGAAGACGGTGGCGGCCGGCGCGCCGTTCAGCGAGTCGACCAGGCCGGCCTTCTTGACGGCGGTGACCAGGGTGCTCAGCAGCGGGTTGCCGGAGGCGGCGGTGGCAACCGGGACCTTCGCCATCGCCGCGAAGCTGCCCGGGTCGGCCGCGTCGGTCGGTACGGCGGCGCAGCCGGGGCCGAACTGACCGTCCATCATGGCCGGCGCGCTGGTCATCGGGGCACTGCTGGTCATCGGGGCACTGCTGGCCGGGGCGGCAGCGGTGTCGTCCCCGCCGTCGCTGCCGCAGCCGGCGGCGGCGAGGGCGAACACGGCGGCGGCGGCGACGGCGGTGAACCTGGTGGTACGCATCAGGATGGATCCCTCCATGTCATGAATCGCTGTCTCTGTCAGTGATTCGGCACCGTCGCCGCACCGGATGGGTGCGGACCGGAAAAGTTCTCCGGGAGCCGTCGCCGGACACGACAGCGCCCCGGCCGAACCTCGGCCGGGGCGCGTAGGAGCAGGTCAGGTGAGGGTGATCGCCACCAGTGGGTCCATCGTGGGCTGTCCCGACCCGCCGGCCGGCTCCTCGGTCACCCCGACGACGGCCCCGCCGCGTACGCCGCCGATCAGCACCGTCGCCGCGTTCCGCCCGGCCGGCAGGACACCCGCCGAGGCGGCGGTGCCGTCGGAGATGAGCCAGAGCTGGTAGGCCCGCCCGGAACCGGGCGTCGCCAACCCGGCCAGCGCCACCACGCCCTCGGCCCGGCCGGTGGAACTCACCACGGTCACCCGGCCGCCCGAGGGGACGAACGTCGAGCGGACCACCGCGTCCGGGGCGGCCAGCACCGCCCGGATCCGCTCGGTCTCGGCGCGGGCAGCCACGGTGGCCGCGTGCTCGTCGCGTACCCGCTGCTCCTGGACCAGCCAGGTGGCCGTGCCGGGCCGACGGCCAGGATGCCGGCGGCGACCGCCGCGGCGGTGCGCCGCCAGCGGGCCGGTGCCGGCGTCCCGCCCGGCGCGGCCGCTCCTGCAGGTACGGCGCACCGCCGCCAGCACCTCGTCGCGCAACCGGGGCGGCGGCACCGACCAGGTCGGTTCGGCGAGCCGGGCCGCCGCCTCGCGCAGCTCGGCCACCTCCAGCGTGCAGCTCTCGCAGCCGGCCAGGTGCCGGGCGAACGCCGCCCGCTCGACGTCGTCCACCGCGTCGAGCACGTACGCGCCGGCCAGCGCGTGGATGTCGGTCATCGGGCCACCTCCACTCCCAGGCAGTCGCGCAGCCGGATCAGGCCGTCCCGCATCCGGCTCTTCACGGTCGGCAGGGCGGCGCCGAGCAGGTCGGCCACCTCCCGGTAGCTGTGCCCGCCGTAGTAGGCGAGGGTGATCGCCTCCCGCTGCACCTCGGTCAGCGTGTCCAGGCAGCGGCGCACCTGCTGGCGTTCCAGCCGCGTCGCCGCCTCCTCGGCCACCTCGTCGTACGGGACGTGGCCGGAACCGGCGGCCACCCGGCGGGCCCGCTCGGCGCCGGCCTGCTCGGAGCGGACCCGGTCGACCGCCCGGCGGTGGGCCATGGTGAACACCCAGGCGGTCGCCGAGCCCCGGGCCGGGTCGAACCGCGCGGCGGTCCGCCAGACCTCGACCAGCACCTCCTGGGTGACCTCCTCGGCCTGCGCCGGGTCCCGCAGCACCCGGCGGGCCAACCCGTACACCCGGGGCGCGACGATCCCGTAGGGCCGCTCGAAGGCCGCCTCGTCGCCCCGGCCACCGCGCGCAGCAGCGCGTCGGCCTCGGCCCGGGGTCGGGGGCGGGCGGCCCGGCGGGCGGCCCGCAGCCGCGGACCGTCCGGCGACCCGCCGTCGGTCGGGTCGCCGGTGGTCATCGTGGGAAACCTTCTCTCCGGTCCGTCTGCCAGCACACCCGGCATTCGGAGCCGTCGCGCGCCCGGATGGGTGCGGGGTCAGCGCAGTAGCCGGGCCAGGGTGAGCCACTGCTCGGGCCAGACCTCGCCGACCAGGGTATCGGCGGAGAGCCGACCGCGCGCAGCGCCGCGTCGACCCGGGCCCGAGGATGGTGCCGGCGCAGCGAGCCGGCCAGCGAGCCACCGACCCCGGCGAACCCGGCCTCGACCAGCCGCCGGTACGCCGGCAACGCGTCCGGCGGCAGCAGCGGCTCCGGCCGGCGTTCCAGCCGCAGGATCCCGGCGTCCACCCGGGGCACCGGCCGGAACGCGGTCCGGGGCACCGTGCCGGCCAGCCGCCAGAAGTGCTCCGGCCAGCTCGGCACGGTCAGCCGGCTCCACCGGCCGGCGTGGCCGGTGCGCCGGCGGGCGTACTCCAGCTGGGTGAGCAGGGTGGCCGAGCGCAGCCGGTCGGCGGCGAGACACCAGGACCACCGCCGCGGTGAGCGACCACGGGATGTTGCCGACCACCGCGAACGGCTCGTCCGGCAGGACCGCGGCGAGGAAGTCGGCCTGCCGGGGACCACCCGCGGCAGGTCGCGCAGGCCGCCGCCAGTTGCGCGGCGGCGACCGGGTCGACCTCGTACGCGACCAGCCGGCGCACCGGGCGGCCAGCGGCCGGGTCAGCCGACCCCGGCCGGCCCCCACCTCCAGCAGCAGGCCGTCCGGGTCGGGTCGGGCCGCCCGGACGATCCGCGCGACGGCGGCCGGGTCGGCGAGGAAGTTCTGGGACAGTACGCGACGGGACCGGTCGCGTTCGGTGGCACGGGTACGGCGGGGCGCCATCTCGTCGTCCTGTCTGTCGCCGGGCGGCGACGGGACGGACAGGCGGCCGGCGGGCAGCCGGCATCGGGGCCTGTCCGAGCGAATGGGACTCGGACGGCCCTCGGCGCGGGCGGGATGCGGACAGCGGTCGCCGACCGACCGGCCGGCTGTCGGCCGGCGGCGGGACGGTGTTCCTGGTCGGATCAGGCGCGGGTCGCGTCCCGGCCGGCCGGGGCCGGACGCCGGACTCGCGGGCGGGCCACCTGCGGCGGGGCCCACGCGGCCGGCGTACCGACCACGTCGATCAGGGCATGCGTGGACATGCGGCGAGGCTAGCCGGGCCGACCGGCCGGTACGACCCGTTTTCCGCCCGCCCGGTCAGTCGACGGTGACGGTGCGCCCCTCGGTACGGGCGGTCTCGGCGGCGTCGAGCACCGCCACCACCTCCAGGCCGAACCGGACGTCGCAGCGATGGTCGCGGGTGCCCGCCTCGATCTCCTCCAGCAACTGGTCGATCGCGGTGCCGAACGCGGCGAGCACGCTGCCGTCGCCGGGCGGCACGACCTCGGTGCCGTTCTCGCCGAAGAAGACGAAGTCCCGGGTGACCGCCTCGGGCGGGGCGTCCAGGGTGAGCGAGAGGGTGCTGGTGGCGCCGCCGTCGTGGGTGAGCAGCAAATGCACCAGCCCGCTCGGGCCGTCCATCGCGGCGACCCGGGCGACCCGGCCGAGCACCGGCAGGACGATCGACAGCGCGTGCGGGCCGATGTCCCACAGCGCCCCCCGGTCGCGCCGCCACTGCGAGTTCCCGTACGGGTTCCCGGGCTGGTAGATGGAGGCGAACATGGTGGCCCGGGCGTGCTGCCAGCCCCCGGCGGCGGCGGTGGCGGCGAGGAAGCCGGTGACGTTCGGGTGGTAGCGCTGGGTGAAGAAGACCACGGACGCCACCCCGGACGCCTCGGTTGCCGCGACCACCCGGTCGGCGTCGGCGAGGCTGAGCGCCAGCGGCTTGTCCAGCAGCAGGTGCCGGCCCGCGGTGGCGGCCCGGGCGGCGATGTCGGCCTGCACGTCCGGCGGCAACGCGACCGCGACCGCGTCGCACGCCTCGATCAGCGCGTCGACGTCCTCGAAGACCGGTACGCCGTGCCGCTGCGCCAGCGCCGCGGCCTTCTCCGGGTCGCGCCCCCACACCCCGGCCAGCTCGGCCCGGGGATGCGCCCCGATCGCCGCCGCGTGGGTCTCCGCCGCCCAGTGACCGGTGCCGAACAAGCCGAACCGCAGCACGAGGACCCCCAGCGTCGTCACCCGCCACGGCGTGTCCGTGGCCGTGATCCACGCTAGTCGCCCGGACGCCCCGGTGCAGGCGACGGGGCCGGTCCGCGGCACCCGGCCCGGGCGACCGCCATTACTACGCCGGTTAGTAGGCTGTGCCGGTGATCGGGACTGCGGCGGGACGCCGCCGATGACCAGCGCGGCCGGGGCAGGCTCGCCGGTGGACGGACCCCTGGCGACGGCGACGATCGTGCTGTCGCTCGTACTCGCGGGATGGGCGCTGGTGGCGGCGGTCCGGCACCGGCCGCCGGACCGGGTGCAGTTCTACGGCCTGGCCGTGCTGGAGGCCGCGCTGCTGGTGCTGGCCGTGCTGGCGCTGGTCGCGCTCGGCGGTGGCGAACGCCCCGGCGAGCCCGGCGCCTTCTTCGGCTATCTGGTGACGCTGGTCTGCCTGCCGCCGCTGGCCTGGGTGCTGGCCCGGATGGAACCGACCCGCTGGGGCTCCGCGATCGTCTGCGCGATCTGCCTGGTGACGCCGGTCGTCGTGGTCCGGCTCCAGCAGACCTGGGAGGTGCTCGGTGGTTGAGCCGATCGGGCTGGACCCGGACGACGACCCTGCGCCGGCCCGCGAACAGGCCACCAACCGGGGGCCGGGCCGGCTGCTGATCGCGGTCTACATCCTGTTCGCCATCGCCGCGACCTCGCGCGCCGGCCTGCAGATCGCCACGAAGTTCGACGAGGCGCCGGTGGCCTACCTGCTCTCCGCCGTGGCCGCACTGATCTACATCGTGGCCGCCGTCGGGCTGGCGAAGGCCGGGCACACCGGCCGTCGGGTCGCCCTGGCGTGCTGCTCGGTGGAGCTGTTCGGGGTGGTCGCGGTGGGCATCCTCAGCCTGGCCGACCGGGCCCTCTTCCCCGACGAGACGGTCTGGTCGGACTTCGGCAGCGGCTACGGCTACATCCCCCTGCTCCTGCCCGTGCTCGGCCTCTTCTGGCTCTGGCGCACCCGCCGCGCTCCCGCCTGACACACCCACCCGTCCACCGCGCCCGCCCCGCACGCTCTCGCGCCTCTCGCGCCCGCGCCGCGCGCGCCCGCGCCGCGCGCGCCCGCGCCGCGCGCGCCCGCGCCCGCGCCGCGCGAGGCCACTGATTCACGGAAATCGGGGCTGTGGAACGCGGAATGGCCACTCTTTCCGGGAAAGAGTGGCCATTCGCGGAGGCGCGGAGGGGGCGGGGTGGGTCAGTCCTTGGGGCCGCCGGCTACGTAGATGACCTGGCCGGAGACGAAGGAGGCGCCCTCGCTGGCCAGGAACGAGATGGTGTGTGCGACGTCCTCGGGACGGCCGGTGCGGCGTACCGGGATCTCGCTCGCGGCGTGCTGCTGCAACGCCTCGAAGTCGACCTTCATCCGGGCGGCGGTGGCGGCGGTCATGTCGGTGACGATGAAGCCGGGCGCGACCGCGTTGACGGTCACCCCGAACGGGCCCAGCTCGATCGCCAGGGTCTTGGTGAAGCCCTGCATGCCGGCCTTGGCCGCGGCGTAGTTGGCCTGCCCCCGGTTGCCCAGCGCCGAGGTGCTGGAGAGGTTGACGATCCGGCCCCACTTCTGCTCGACCATGTGCTTCTGGGTGGCCTGGCTGAACAGGAAGGCGCCGCGCAGGTGCACGCCGAGCACGGTGTCCCAGTCCGCGTCGGTCATCTTGAACAGCAGGTTGTCGCGGAGCACGCCGGCGTTGTTGACCAGCACGGTGGGTGCGCCCAGCTCGGCGACGACCCGCTCGACGGCCGCCTCGACCTGGGACCGCTCGGCGACGTCCG
The Micromonospora sp. R77 DNA segment above includes these coding regions:
- the sigK gene encoding ECF RNA polymerase sigma factor SigK; the protein is MYGLARRVLRDPAQAEEVTQEVLVEVWRTAARFDPARGSATAWVFTMAHRRAVDRVRSEQAGAERARRVAAGSGHVPYDEVAEEAATRLERQQVRRCLDTLTEVQREAITLAYYGGHSYREVADLLGAALPTVKSRMRDGLIRLRDCLGVEVAR
- a CDS encoding Gfo/Idh/MocA family protein, which encodes MLRFGLFGTGHWAAETHAAAIGAHPRAELAGVWGRDPEKAAALAQRHGVPVFEDVDALIEACDAVAVALPPDVQADIAARAATAGRHLLLDKPLALSLADADRVVAATEASGVASVVFFTQRYHPNVTGFLAATAAAGGWQHARATMFASIYQPGNPYGNSQWRRDRGALWDIGPHALSIVLPVLGRVARVAAMDGPSGLVHLLLTHDGGATSTLSLTLDAPPEAVTRDFVFFGENGTEVVPPGDGSVLAAFGTAIDQLLEEIEAGTRDHRCDVRFGLEVVAVLDAAETARTEGRTVTVD
- a CDS encoding fasciclin domain-containing protein, with amino-acid sequence MRTTRFTAVAAAAVFALAAAGCGSDGGDDTAAAPASSAPMTSSAPMTSAPAMMDGQFGPGCAAVPTDAADPGSFAAMAKVPVATAASGNPLLSTLVTAVKKAGLVDSLNGAPAATVFAPTNDAFAKLPKADLDKVLADKALLTKVLTYHVVPEKLGPDQLAGAHKTLQGGEVTVAGSGTEFTVDGKSMVVCGNVQTANATVYLVDTVLMPKS
- a CDS encoding erythromycin esterase family protein, giving the protein MLVQRLGAPSDFDPLLARVRDARIVMIGEATHGTYDYYRLREQLTRRLIAEEGFDFVAVEGDWPDCDRVHRSVVGAPGGAADPQLALERFERWPTWMWSNAEVARFTRWLRAWNLERPEGQRAGFHGLDVYSLWESMQAIFDYLGEEDPTSLEAAQEAYRCFEPYGKRVEDYGTASRFVSARCEEEVVRLLARTREQAAADGPDRFSAWQNAEVVAGAERYYRAMVGGGPESWNVRDIHMADTLDRLLDRYGPEARGIVWAHNTHVGDARATDMAADGMVNIGQLARERHGPETVALVGFGSYSGTVVAAPRWGSPAEAMVVPPAREGSVERRLHELMPEQAVLVFGGPDQPDWVTTPTDHRAIGVVYDPSFESWGNYVPTRLADRYDAFIWCDQTTALHPLPALTTPGEMETFPAGV
- a CDS encoding anti-sigma factor domain-containing protein; protein product: MTDIHALAGAYVLDAVDDVERAAFARHLAGCESCTLEVAELREAAARLAEPTWSVPPPRLRDEVLAAVRRTCRSGRAGRDAGTGPLAAHRRGGRRRHPGRRPGTATWLVQEQRVRDEHAATVAARAETERIRAVLAAPDAVVRSTFVPSGGRVTVVSSTGRAEGVVALAGLATPGSGRAYQLWLISDGTAASAGVLPAGRNAATVLIGGVRGGAVVGVTEEPAGGSGQPTMDPLVAITLT
- a CDS encoding MMPL family transporter, which produces MATLLYRLGRASLRRRWLVAVVWLVVLVGLGVAAATLRGPTASNFTMPGTESQRAIDLLADRFPAASGATGTIAVKAPQAGQLLSPEGQAVVKQVTQEAATLPGVVGAVDPYQVKALTPDGRYALIQVQFAGRADDVTDDQRTAYERVGAQAEAQGWQIAPGGEVLNGEPEVGSTEALGVVVAAIVLVVTFGSLVAAGMTMLNALIGVGVGMAGLFALSGVVELTSTAPILALMLGLAVGIDYSLFITSRHRQNLLDGLSPEEAVGRAVGTAGSAVVFAGATVVIALAGLAVVDIPFLTVMGLAAAGTVTVAVLVAITLAPALLGFAGRRVLPRKLRGREAVESDATGSEDRSGFGFRWAHWVTKLRIPVILVGLLGLGLLALPAQDMRLALPDASTAAEGSPARVSNDLIREGFGPGFTGRLAVVVTADSPQATQAAVPQVAALIQRTDGVLAVAPPQTDPTGRTALLGVIPKTGPTDEATETLVHDIRRQVADVSGAEVLLTGVTAIGIDVSEKLSDALPVYLLLVVGLSILLLMLVFRSILVPVKAALGFLLTVAATFGITVAVFQQGHLADLVGLDTPAPLISFLPILLIGILFGLAMDYEVFLVSRMREDFVHGDTARQATINGMGHGARVVTAAALIMISVFSGFVFLDDPVIKSMGFALAVGVAIDAFIVRMTIVPAVMSLLNTAAWWIPRWLDKLLPNVDVEGEGLRTHLADREPANV
- the fabG gene encoding 3-oxoacyl-ACP reductase FabG: MSEETRVAIVTGAARGIGAATARRLAADGMAVAVVDIDESATKETVDAIVAAGGRALGVGADVAERSQVEAAVERVVAELGAPTVLVNNAGVLRDNLLFKMTDADWDTVLGVHLRGAFLFSQATQKHMVEQKWGRIVNLSSTSALGNRGQANYAAAKAGMQGFTKTLAIELGPFGVTVNAVAPGFIVTDMTAATAARMKVDFEALQQHAASEIPVRRTGRPEDVAHTISFLASEGASFVSGQVIYVAGGPKD
- a CDS encoding DUF2795 domain-containing protein, translated to MTVTGVQLQEYLAGLDYPVSREDLVRWGQENGASTEVLQLLMALPPEQFDSPAELSDALNSLA